The Acidithiobacillus sp. genome contains the following window.
GCCCAAAGATGTGCGGGCCAAGGCTGACGCGGAGCTGAAAAAGCTACGGATGATGAGTCCCATGTCCGCAGAGGCGACGGTCGTACGTAACTACATCGACTGGCTGGTGGGGGTGCCATGGCGCAAACGCAGCAAAATCACCAAGGATCTTAAGCGGGCTAAGGCCATTCTCGACGCCGACCATTACGGTCTGGAGGACGTCAAGGAGCGTATTCTCGAATATCTCGCCGTACAGGAACGGGTTGGCAACAGCCGCGGCCCCATCCTGTGTCTGGTAGGTCCGCCTGGCGTGGGTAAGACTAGTCTGGGACGATCTATCGCGGCGGCGACCGGACGTAAATTCGTGCGGATGTCCCTGGGTGGCGTGCGCGACGAAGCGGAAATTCGCGGGCATCGGCGTACGTATATCGGTGCCCTGCCGGGTAAAATCGTCCAGAGTCTGGCAAAAATTGCTACGCGCAACCCGCTGATGCTACTGGATGAAGTGGATAAAATGGCGATGGATTTCCGCGGTGACCCGGCTTCTGCCCTTCTGGAAGTGCTGGATCCCGAGCAGAACGCGACATTTAACGACCACTACCTGGAAGTGGATTTCAATCTCTCCGAGGTGATGTTTGTCACCACGGCGAACACGCTCAATATCCCGGCACCGTTGATGGACCGTATGGAAGTGATCCGGATTTCCGGCTACACCGAGGACGAAAAGATCCACATCGCCACCAAGTATCTTCTGCCCAAACAGATAGAAAAGGCGGGGCTTTTGGATGGGGAAATGCAGGTTTCACAGACGGTCATCCGGGACATCATTCGTTACTACACCCGGGAGGCCGGTGTGCGTAATCTGGAGCGGGAGCTCGCACGTATCTGTCGCAAGGTAGTGAAAGAACTTCTGCTCGACAAAAAACGCACGCGGGTGCAAGTCTCTGATCGCAATTTGGACAAATATCTCGGGGTGCGTCGCTTCGACTTCGGCAAGGCGGAGAAGGAAAACCGTATTGGTGAGGTTACTGGTCTGGCCTGGACCGAGGTGGGCGGTGAATTGCTTAGTATTGAGGCTGTCGTCGTTCCGGGTCGCGGCAAACTGCTGATCACCGGTAAGCTGGGAGATGTGATGCAGGAGTCTATCCAGGCTGCCATGAGCGTGGTTCGTGCCCGCTCACGAGCTCTGGGTATACCCGCAGATTTTTACCAGAATCGTGACGTGCATATCCATGTGCCGGAAGGCGCCACGCCTAAAGATGGGCCAAGTGCTGGTATTGGCATGGCCACTGCCTTGGTATCGGCGCTGACCAATATTCCGGTGCATGCCACGGTCGCCATGACCGGGGAGATTACGCTGCGAGGTGAGGTGTTGCCCATTGGTGGGCTCAAAGAGAAGCTACTTGCGGCGCATCGCGGTGGGATCAGCACAGTCTTGATTCCGGCGGAGAATGAAAAAGATCTGCAGGAAATTCCAAAAAATGTGCGTGACGCGCTGACCATCAAACCGGTCCGGTGGATTGACGAAGTTCTGGCTATCGCGCTGGAGTCTTCACCGATGCCTCTGCCTGACAGCGGAGAGCCGATGGTTGGCGTAGTAGCGGTTAATGAGCCTTCTGAGGACAAGGCAATGGCACATTAAAGGATGTGGTGCGACAACTGTCGCTATAGTTTTTTAGTTATGTAGAATAGGTGTAAGAATACGACGACATTTGTGTCGTCGTGCTCCCGGTAGTGATGATTCATTCGCGAAGGCCAGCCTATGATTCGTGATCCAGGCTATTTTTTGTACTTTCTTGACAAGTCTTTTTTTACCCTGCTATAACGTTTTCTGGATAGAGTTGATGCGCAGTTATACCTAGTAACCGAGTCCATAACAGGAGAAAGAAATATGAATAAATCGGAGTTGATCGAGAAGATCGCAGAAGAAGCCGGCGTGACCCGTGCCGCCGCTGGCCATACTCTGGATGCGGCAGTCAAGGTGATTACAGAGGCACTGAAGGCTGGTGATCAGGTAACTCTGGTCGGTTTCGGTTCGTTCCTTGTTTCCAGTCGTGAGGCGCGTAAAGGCCGCAACCCCGCTACTGGCGCAGAAATCATGATCGCCGCGAGCCGTACACCTAAATTTAAGGCTGGTAAAGCACTGCGTGATGCAGTAAACTAGTGCGTCTGGTTTGGGCGGTTAGCTCAGTTGGTAGAGCGTCGGCTTTACACGCCGAATGTCGGGGGTTCGAGCCCCTCACCGCCCACCACAAAATTTATTGGGGTGGTAGTTCAGTTGGTTAGAATGCCGGCCTGTCACGCCGGAGGTCGCGGGTTCGAGCCCCGTCCGCCCCGCCAATGCGAGTAAGGCGACCCTTGTGGGGCGCCTTTTTTTATGCCTGATTTTTGTATAACGAGGCACTGTGGCGGCCATTATGGCTTTCTGAGGGATATTAATCCTTGATGGTAGAGCGCTAATATACACACCCCGTTACATTGGTGCTCTGGCTTTGTGGAGATGTACTTATGATGGATGCATTTCGGAATTTTGGTCAGTCCTGGGTAGCAAAAGTACTCATGATCTTAATCGCATTATCTTTCGTGCTTTGGGGAGTAAGTGGGTATTTATTCTCGGGGGGTTCAAGTTCGTCGGCCATAGCGACGGTGGATGGCCAGAAGATTAGCGATGCCGTATTTCAGACACGTATGAAGGATGCTCAGGCGCGTTATAGTCATATTTTCGGTGCAGCAACCGCAGCGAAGATGGTAGCGGATAAGAACTTTGGGCGAGATGTACTGAATGGTTTGATTGACAACATGCTCTTAGGCGCAGAGGCGGGACGTCTGGGATTACTGGTGCCCGATGCGGCGTTAGCGAAAAAAATCGAATCCATTCCGTCCTTTCAAGAAAAGGGTGTTTTTTCTAAAAGTCATTATCAGAAATTGCTGGTCGCTAACGGAATGACACCAGCACAGTTTGAAGGTATGTTGCGAGAAAGTATGCGCCTGGAGCAGTTACAAGTCATTCCTCAGGTTATAGCCACAGCCTCGAACACCGACGCAACCGAGGTTTGGGCCTGGTCACAGGAATATCGGGATATCAGTGCGGTGGACATCCAGGATGCAGACTTTGCGCCAGCGGCCAAGCCAACAAGTGCCGAAGTGGCTGATTACTATCACGCCAATATCGAGCAATTTCAGTTGCCAGCGCAGGTGCAAGTGCAATATGTCGTGCTGGGGCCGAAGAATTTTGTCGATAAGAGTACGGCACAGACGAGTTCGGCCATCAGTTCTTCCGCAGTGGCGGTGGGACAACGCGCTACACCTTTTAATAGCCAGGCCGAGAATGCCTTCCAAGCCCAGGTGGAAAACTTTAAGGATCGTCTATTCAGCAGCCCTGACGGTTTAGGTACGGTTGCCAAAGCCTATGGTCTGGAGGTCCAGGAGAGTGGGATACTCACTGCCGGGAAGTTACTAGCCCAGGGGCCTTTTGCCGACGCCAAAGCACTTGACCTTGCCTTTAGCAAGGCTGTGCTTGCCGGTAAAAATAGTACAGCGCTCACATTGGCGAATGGGAATTTGCTGGCTGTGCATTTGCTCCACTATAAGCCGGGTAGCGTGCAACCCTTGAATACCGTTGCGGGAACCATTGCCGCAAAATTGACCTCGGAAAATACGTCGCGATTGGCTAAAAACAAAGCGCAGGCACTGCTGGCGGCGGCACGGCTAGCGAAGAATATGGATGTGTTGACAGATCGTGGCGCCTACCCGCTGCACGCATATCTCGATGTAACCCGGCGTAACGGGCAAGGGCTGGATAATGCGGCGTTAGTGGCTGCTTTTACGACACCCGCACCAGTAGACGGAGTCCCCTCCATGGATATGGTGAAGACGTCGTCAGGCTATCAGATTTTTGCCGTCACCCGCGTAATCGCACCCTCGGCAGCGGCAATAAACCCCAAAGTAGCGACGCAAATCCGTGCATCTCTGGAGGAGCAAAGAGGTCGTTTGCTGTCGACAGCTTATCTGAAGGACTTGCGGGAGCATGCTAAGGTGAAGATCAACGACGCGCAGTTGGCCCAGATTTCTCACTGATCAATGGGGTTCGGAGTTCGTCGCGCTGGTTTTAATTGGTCGAAACCCGGGTCCAGATAGTGTCGCCACCGAGCCAGGAAAAACCGATATAGCCGTATACTTTAAGTTCATGGGGATCTAAGGCCGTCAGCGTACCATGAAAATAGGTTTTGTTGTTCGGGTCGTAAATGCGGCCATGTGCCCATTCTCCTGGGCGCTTGGGTACGAAGTCGGCCAGAATTTGTGGCTGGCCCTTGGCACGCGCCTGCTGCACCGTATCTTGCGATTGTCCCACGCTTTGCCCAAATAGTGCGCCATTTTTTTCATAAATACGGATATAAGCGTTGCCACTTGCAGTTTGCCATAGGCCAATAATGTCCCCACTGCTCGTACTTGCGGAAGCGATACTAGTGCTCCCAAGAAGCAGTCCGACGAGGGCGAAGTAACGAGTTAAAAGATGCTTCATTTTTCTGGCCTCTCCAGCTGTGCATTCTTGCTGCACATGATTGTTGTAAAATTTTAACAAAGTAAGAGTTGTTAATCAAAGAAGCGGTGATGCCGAAAACCGCTAGCTGCCAAGTCATAATCAAAGTGCAGCGCCGGGACGGGGTAGCGACGCTGCACTGAACCACCCTCTTGCATTCTGCCGTGGTACTGTATAAAAATATACCTATCGCC
Protein-coding sequences here:
- the lon gene encoding endopeptidase La, whose product is MVPVLPLRDVVVFPFMVIPLFVGRMKSIRALEEAMSGEKQILLVSQRNAADDDPQPENIYRIGTLATILQLLKLPDGTVKVLVEGTDRARIVSFLPAEESLRAQVQIVASGAANDRELEALMRSVSAQFEAYVKLNKKIPPEILSTLASMDDPARLADTVAAHLSLKLEEKQEILEKADTRARLEHLLGMMESEIDLLQVEKRIRGRVKRQMEKSQREYYLNEQMKAIQKELGDLSEEGGSELDELTRKIGKSGMPKDVRAKADAELKKLRMMSPMSAEATVVRNYIDWLVGVPWRKRSKITKDLKRAKAILDADHYGLEDVKERILEYLAVQERVGNSRGPILCLVGPPGVGKTSLGRSIAAATGRKFVRMSLGGVRDEAEIRGHRRTYIGALPGKIVQSLAKIATRNPLMLLDEVDKMAMDFRGDPASALLEVLDPEQNATFNDHYLEVDFNLSEVMFVTTANTLNIPAPLMDRMEVIRISGYTEDEKIHIATKYLLPKQIEKAGLLDGEMQVSQTVIRDIIRYYTREAGVRNLERELARICRKVVKELLLDKKRTRVQVSDRNLDKYLGVRRFDFGKAEKENRIGEVTGLAWTEVGGELLSIEAVVVPGRGKLLITGKLGDVMQESIQAAMSVVRARSRALGIPADFYQNRDVHIHVPEGATPKDGPSAGIGMATALVSALTNIPVHATVAMTGEITLRGEVLPIGGLKEKLLAAHRGGISTVLIPAENEKDLQEIPKNVRDALTIKPVRWIDEVLAIALESSPMPLPDSGEPMVGVVAVNEPSEDKAMAH
- a CDS encoding HU family DNA-binding protein; translation: MNKSELIEKIAEEAGVTRAAAGHTLDAAVKVITEALKAGDQVTLVGFGSFLVSSREARKGRNPATGAEIMIAASRTPKFKAGKALRDAVN
- a CDS encoding peptidylprolyl isomerase, encoding MMDAFRNFGQSWVAKVLMILIALSFVLWGVSGYLFSGGSSSSAIATVDGQKISDAVFQTRMKDAQARYSHIFGAATAAKMVADKNFGRDVLNGLIDNMLLGAEAGRLGLLVPDAALAKKIESIPSFQEKGVFSKSHYQKLLVANGMTPAQFEGMLRESMRLEQLQVIPQVIATASNTDATEVWAWSQEYRDISAVDIQDADFAPAAKPTSAEVADYYHANIEQFQLPAQVQVQYVVLGPKNFVDKSTAQTSSAISSSAVAVGQRATPFNSQAENAFQAQVENFKDRLFSSPDGLGTVAKAYGLEVQESGILTAGKLLAQGPFADAKALDLAFSKAVLAGKNSTALTLANGNLLAVHLLHYKPGSVQPLNTVAGTIAAKLTSENTSRLAKNKAQALLAAARLAKNMDVLTDRGAYPLHAYLDVTRRNGQGLDNAALVAAFTTPAPVDGVPSMDMVKTSSGYQIFAVTRVIAPSAAAINPKVATQIRASLEEQRGRLLSTAYLKDLREHAKVKINDAQLAQISH
- a CDS encoding DUF2147 domain-containing protein; this encodes MKHLLTRYFALVGLLLGSTSIASASTSSGDIIGLWQTASGNAYIRIYEKNGALFGQSVGQSQDTVQQARAKGQPQILADFVPKRPGEWAHGRIYDPNNKTYFHGTLTALDPHELKVYGYIGFSWLGGDTIWTRVSTN